A genomic stretch from Setaria italica strain Yugu1 chromosome VII, Setaria_italica_v2.0, whole genome shotgun sequence includes:
- the LOC101783298 gene encoding auxin response factor 9 produces MAAAMDVANPGAAASSGMSSDALYRELWHACAGPLVTVPRQGERVYYFPQGHMEQLEASTHQQLDQYLPMFNLPSKILCSVVNVELRAEADSDEVYAQIMLQPEADQSELTSPDPELQEPEKCTAHSFCKTLTASDTSTHGGFSVLRRHAEECLPQLDMSQNPPCQELVAKDLHGTEWHFRHIFRGQPKRHLLTTGWSVFVSSKRLVAGDAFIFMRGENGELRVGVRRLMRQVNNMPSSVISSHSMHLGVLATASHAISTGTLFSVFYKPRTSRSDFIVSVNKYLEAKKQKISVGMRFKMRFEGDEAPERRFSGTIVDIGSLPAMSKSLWADSDWRSLKVQWDEPSSILRPDRISPWEVEPLDAANPQSPQPPLRNKRARPLASPSMVAELPSGFGLWKSPTDSARTLSFSEPQRARELFPSIPPSAFSSSSNVSFNSKNEPSMLSSQFYWSARDTRADSCAASTNTVIVEKKQEPSSGGCRLFGIDICSAEEEVLPVVTAPGLGYDQTAASVELNSDKLSQLSDVNNSDAQAASSEPSPLESQSRQVRSCTKVIMQGMAVGRAVDLTKLSGYSDLCHKLEEMFDIQGELGSTLKKWRVIYTDDEDDMMLVGDDPWNEFCSMVKRIYICTYEEAKKLTSKSKLPGNSDTSKLSDVNSPSEWVI; encoded by the exons atgGCCGCGGCGATGGACGTGGCGAACCCTGGAGCGGCTGCTTCCTCAG GAATGTCAAGCGATGCTCTGTACCGGGAGCTATGGCATGCGTGTGCCGGTCCGTTGGTCACAGTGCCTAGACAAGGCGAGCGCGTCTATTACTTCCCCCAGGGCCATATGGAGCAG CTCGAGGCGTCTACACATCAGCAGCTTGACCAGTACCTACCCATGTTCAACCTACCATCCAAGATCCTATGCAGTGTTGTCAATGTGGAACTACGG GCTGAAGCTGATTCAGATGAAGTTTATGCTCAAATTATGCTGCAACCAGAAGCTGAT CAAAGCGAACTCACCAGCCCGGACCCTGAACTACAAGAACCTGAGAAATGCACTGCACATTCCTTCTGCAAGACACTGACAGCTTCAGATACGAGCACCCATGGCGGTTTTTCTGTTCTTAGGAGGCATGCTGAAGAATGTCTTCCTCAGCTG GACATGTCTCAGAATCCACCTTGCCAAGAACTGGTTGCCAAAGATCTTCATGGCACCGAATGGCATTTCCGGCACATTTTTCGAG GACAACCCAAGAGGCATCTCCTTACTACTGGCTGGAGTGTCTTTGTTAGCTCAAAAAGATTGGTCGCTGGTGATGCATTTATTTTCATGAG AGGTGAAAATGGTGAGCTAAGGGTTGGCGTAAGGAGGCTCATGAGACAAGTAAATAACATGCCGTCATCTGTCATATCAAGCCACAGCATGCATCTTGGAGTCTTGGCAACAGCCTCCCATGCCATCTCCACTGGAACCCTCTTTTCCGTTTTCTACAAACCAAG AACTAGCCGCTCTGATTTTATTGTGAGCGTCAACAAGTACCTTGAAGCTAAGAAGCAGAAAATATCTGTTGGAATGAGGTTTAAGATGAGATTTGAAGGTGATGAAGCTCCTGAAAGAAG GTTCAGTGGAACAATTGTTGACATCGGGAGTTTGCCGGCAATGTCAAAATCTCTGTGGGCAGATTCTGACTGGAGATCTCTAAAG gtccaatgggatgagccTTCATCTATTCTTCGTCCAGATAGAATCTCACCATGGGAAGTGGAACCACTGGATGCAGCTAATCCGCAATCCCCTCAACCTCCATTAAGGAATAAGCGTGCACGACCCCTGGCTTCACCTTCTATGGTTGCAGAACTGCCTTCAGGCTTTG GACTCTGGAAATCCCCAACGGATTCAGCTCGGACTCTCTCATTTTCGGAACCGCAACGTGCTCGGGAGCTATTTCCTTCAATTCCTCCATCAGCCTTCTCATCGTCATCAAACGTCAGTTTCAATTCAAAGAATGAGCCATCCATGCTAAGCAGTCAGTTCTACTGGTCTGCAAGGGATACAAGAGCTGACTCTTGTGCTGCTAGCACCAACACAGTCATAGTTGAAAAGAAGCAAGAACCAAGTTCTGGTGGTTGCAGATTGTTTGGAATTGATATATGCTCAGCTGAGGAAGAAGTATTACCTGTGGTTACTGCACCAGGTCTTGGTTATGACCAAACTGCTGCCTCAGTAGAGTTGAACTCGGATAAGCTCTCACAGCTATCTGATGTCAACAATTCTGATGCCCAAGCAGCTAGCAGTGAGCCATCACCTCTTGAATCCCAAAGCCGGCAAGTGAGGAGCTGTACCAAG GTAATTATGCAAGGAATGGCTGTTGGAAGGGCTGTAGACCTGACAAAGCTTAGTGGCTACAGTGATCTTTGCCATAAGTTGGAGGAGATGTTTGATATCCAGGGGGAGCTAGGTTCCACACTCAAGAAATGGCGGGTCATTTAcactgatgatgaggatgacatGATGCTTGTGGGGGACGATCCTTGGAA TGAGTTTTGCAGCATGGTGAAAAGAATTTACATTTGCACGTATGAGGAGGCAAAGAAGCTGACATCCAAGTCAAAGCTACCGGGTAACAGTGACACCAGCAAGTTGAGCGATGTAAACTCACCGTCTGAATGGGTCATCTAA
- the LOC101782892 gene encoding CLPTM1-like membrane protein cnrB: MSQPAAEVAAAAQPQGRGPAGRQGGGLGQSITGIVRMAVFWYFAAKFFGPKRPPAEPGMLMSNLFQKGEPMDMWMYLSENEKFNDFANEDALIWHEANMPYAVWGPTSTRTRSLTYYPSEALKRNGSLYAHVYFARSGYPVDPTDAEYEQKSAFGRTHPVVTFLPKSKAGKKKSLLGDSEKPEEEAPPKENKESEDKDEGPAEYISYWKPNVTINLVEDFTRYPHNNVPPIVAPYLNVDPATGNYYPTVFFNEFWLLRDKLIALNETVEELPLNLEVGPMSMTKWQLFLQIEQSFQVHRSYGSMLEGEADELKRVFLEGNPYLLGLTMVVSLLHSLFDFLAFKNDIQFWNKNKSMEGLSAKSVILNFVCQLIVFLYLLDNDTSWMILASSGIGVCIEFWKIGKAMHIEIDRSGKIPMLRFRDRESYAQNKTKEYDALAMKYLTYVLFLLVVGFSIYSLKYEKHKSWYSWILSSMTSCVYMFGFIMMCPQLFINYKLKSVAHMPWRQMTYKFLNTIIDDLFAFVIKMPMLHRLSVFRDDVIFLIYVYQRWKYPVDKKRVNEFGFGGEDEPAAQEALEGSDSSAAAQLTEAKTEAEAETSTEDKKTK, from the exons atgtcGCAGCCGGCGGCagaggtggccgcggcggcgcagccgcAGGGGCGCGGCCCCGCGGGGCGGCAGGGCGGCGGCCTGGGGCAGAGCATCACCGGCATCGTGCGGATGGCGGTGTTCTGGTACTTCGCGGCCAAGTTCTTCGGGCCAAAGCGCCCTCCGGCGGAACCGGGGATGCTCATGTCCAACCTCTTCCAGAAGGGCGAGCCAATG GATATGTGGATGTATTTGTCAGAGAACGAGAAGTTCAATGATTTTGCTAATGAGGACGCACTTATTTGGCACGAAGCAAACATGCCATATGCAGTCTGGGGACCTACCAGTACCAGAACACGATCGTTAACATACTATCCTTCAGAG GCTCTCAAGCGTAATGGCTCTTTGTATGCTCATGTTTACTTTGCCCGCTCGGGTTACCCTGTGGACCCTACAGATGCTGAATATGAGCAGAAATCTGCATTTGGGAGGACACATC CTGTTGTGACATTCTTGCCAAAATCAAAAGCTGGTAAAAAGAAGAGCTTGCTTGGAGATTCAGAAAAACCTGAAGAGGAAGCACCACCTAAG GAGAATAAAGAATCTGAGGATAAAGATGAGGGTCCGGCCGAATATATATCTTATTGGAAACCAAATGTAACAATAAATCTTGTTGAGGACTTCACACG GTATCCCCACAATAATGTCCCTCCCATTGTTGCTCCAT ATTTGAATGTCGATCCAGCTACAGGCAACTATTATCCTACTGTATTCTTCAATGAGTTTTGGCTACTGAGGGATAAATTAATAGCGCTTAACGAGACTGTGGAGGAACTGCCCTTAAACCTTGAAGTTGGTCCTATGAGCATGACCAAGTGGCAATTATTTTTACAGATTGAGCAATCCTTCCAGGTTCATCGTAGTTATGGAAGTATGCTCGAAGGCGAGGCTGATGAACTCAAG AGGGTTTTCCTCGAAGGAAATCCTTATCTTCTTGGATTGACCATGGTTGTTTCTCTGTTACACTCTCTGTTTGATTTCCTGGCCTTCAAAAATG ATATTCAGTTCTGGAACAAGAACAAGTCCATGGAAGGTCTATCGGCAAAATCCGTGATTCTGAATTTTGTGTGTCAACTAATTGTGTTCCTGTACCTTCTTGACAATGACACATCATGGATGATCCTTGCTAGCTCTGGAATTGGAGTGTGCATTGAATTTTGGAAGATTGGAAAGGCAATGCACATTGAG ATCGATAGAAGCGGAAAGATTCCCATGTTGAGGTTTAGGGACCGTGAATCATATGCGCAGAATAAGACCAAGGAGTACGATGCGCTTGCAATGAAGTACCTTACCTATGTCCTTTTCCTCCTTGTGGTTGGTTTCTCGATCTATTCGCTAAAGTATGAAAAGCACAAGAGCTGGTACTCGTGGATACTTTCTTCTATGACAAGTTGTGTGTACATGTTTG GTTTCATTATGATGTGCCCCCAACTATTCATCAACTACAAACTGAAGTCCGTCGCTCATATGCCATGGAGACAAATGACCTACAAGTTCCTCAACACCATAATAGATGACCTTTTCGCATTTGTGATTAAAATGCCAATGCTTCATCGTCTCTCAGTTTTCAGAGATG ATGTTATCTTCTTGATATACGTGTACCAGAGGTGGAAATATCCAGTTGACAAGAAGCGTGTCAACGAGTTTGGCTTCGGAGGCGAGGATGAACCTGCTGCCCAGGAGGCTTTGGAAGGAAGTGATTCATCAGCCGCGGCCCAGCTAACGGAGGCCAAGACTGAAGCTGAGGCCGAGACGAGCACAGAGGACAAGAAGACCAAGTGA
- the LOC101782216 gene encoding protein NRT1/ PTR FAMILY 4.3 codes for MDVESRAGAPEAAAVAVDWRGRPCRPHRHGGMRAAVFVLGIQGFEIMAIAAVGNNLITYVFGEMHFPLSQAANVVTNFVGTIFLLSLLGGFLSDSYLGCFWTMLTFGFVELSGFILLSLQAHLPQLKPPPCNMASMDGSCEKASGFKSTVFFLALYLVALGSGCLKPNMIAHGADQFDTAAPGGAGRLSTYFNSAYFSFCAGELVALTALVWVQTHSGMDVGFGISAAAMAAGLVSLVSGAALYRNKPPQGSIFTPIARVFVAAYSKRKQVCPSSSNSVNAGACEPARAAAGNFRHGNKFRFLDKACIRVAPQGPNTKPESPWRLCTVAEVQQAKTLLAVTPIFACTIVFNTVLAQLQTFSVQQGSAMDTTLPPGSSFRIPPASLQAIPYAMLLALVPAYELLLVPLMKRATGTRSGITPLQRIGVGLGTVAFSMVAAAAVERRRRDAATAGGHQMSVLWIVPQFLVFGVSEMFTAVGLIEFFYKQACAGGMQAFLTALTYCSYAFGFYLSSLLVSLVNRVTARQGGGGGWLGDNDLNKDRLDLFYWMLAALSVLNFFCFLLCARWYNAGVDGSDAAASGQVAAEGADGKEII; via the exons ATGGACGTGGAGAGCCGCGCGGgggcgccggaggcggcggcggtcgccgtcgACTGGCGCGGCCGCCCGTGCCGGCCGCACCGGCACGGCGGCATGCGCGCCGCCGTCTTCGTCCTAG GGATCCAGGGGTTCGAGATCATGGCGATCGCGGCGGTGGGGAACAACCTTATCACGTACGTGTTCGGGGAGATGCACTTCCCGCTGTCGCAGGCGGCCAACGTGGTCACCAACTTCGTCGGCACCATCTTCTTGCTCTCCCTCCTCGGAGGGTTCCTCTCCGACTCCTACCTCGGCTGCTTCTGGACCATGCTCACCTTCGGCTTCGTCGAGCTCTCG GGCTTCATCCTGCTGTCGCTGCAAGCGCACCTGCCGCAgctgaagccgccgccgtgcaACATGGCGTCCATGGACGGGAGCTGCGAGAAGGCCAGCGGCTTCAAGTCCACCGTCTTCTTCCTCGCGCTCTACCTGGTGGCGCTCGGCAGCGGCTGCCTCAAGCCCAACATGATCGCGCACGGCGCCGACCAGTTCGACACCGCcgcgccgggcggcgccgggaggCTCTCCACCTACTTCAACTCGGCCTACTTCAGCTTCTGCGCGGGCGAGCTCGTGGCCCTCACGGCGCTGGTCTGGGTCCAGACGCACTCCGGCATGGACGTCGGCTTCggcatctccgccgccgccatggccgccgggcTCGTCAGCCTCGTTTCCGGCGCCGCACTGTACCGGAATAAGCCCCCGCAGGGCAGCATCTTCACCCCCATTGCAAGG GTTTTCGTTGCCGCCTACAGCAAGAGGAAGCAAGTGTGCCCTTCCAGCTCCAATTCTGTCAACGCCGGAGCATGCGAGCcggcacgcgccgccgccggcaactTCCGCCACGGCAACAAATTCAG GTTCCTGGACAAGGCATGCATCCGGGTGGCGCCGCAGGGTCCCAACACGAAGCCGGAGAGCCCGTGGCGTCTGTGCACGGTGGCGGAGGTGCAGCAGGCCAAGACGCTCCTCGCCGTGACGCCCATCTTCGCGTGCACCATCGTCTTCAACACCGTGCTCGCGCAGCTGCAGACGTTCTCGGTGCAGCAGGGGAGCGCCATGGACACCACGCTCCCGCCGGGCTCCTCCTTCCGCATCCCGCCCGCGTCGCTGCAGGCCATCCCCTACGCCATGCTCCTGGCGCTCGTCCCGGCCtacgagctcctcctcgtcccGCTCATGAAGCGCGCCACGGGCACGCGGTCCGGGATCACCCCGCTCCAGCGCATCGGCGTCGGCCTCGGCACCGTCGCCTTCTCCAtggtcgccgcggcggccgtcgagcgccggcgccgcgacgccgccaccgcgggGGGCCACCAGATGTCCGTCCTCTGGATCGTGCCGCAGTTCCTCGTCTTCGGCGTGTCGGAGATGTTCACCGCCGTGGGGCTCATCGAGTTCTTCTACAAGCAGGCGTGCGCCGGCGGCATGCAGGCCTTCCTCACGGCACTCACCTACTGCTCCTACGCGTTCGGGTTCTACCTCAGCTCCCTGCTCGTGTCGCTGGTGAACAGGGTCACGGCCAggcaaggcggcggtggcggctggcTCGGCGACAACGACCTGAACAAGGACAGGCTGGACCTGTTCTACTGGATGCTGGCCGCTCTCAGCGTGCTCaacttcttctgcttcttgctGTGCGCGAGGTGGTACAACGCCGGCGTGGATGGCTCTGATGCAGCTGCCTCTGGTCAGGTGGCAGCAGAGGGTGCCGATGGCAAGGAGATCATCTGA